A genomic stretch from Strongyloides ratti genome assembly S_ratti_ED321, chromosome : 1 includes:
- a CDS encoding Transmembrane protein 208, whose translation MNTSGKGKKLTKGQKQIYDENMSTITTYSIVSYTTVAIYILAAYFLTSPSTWEWVGFGCAFILQNVLIGLMCISAKAKKNEKGVVIDAGSDLNDPEGFGEYLLDSVILSSACHVLGAIYSKSYLLLLIIPGYVVYKGVVTFIIPWLTAGSDVPPEEDVGKGKKKQQEKIKYKRY comes from the exons atgaataccAGTGGAAAGGGGAAAAAATTGACAAAAGgtcaaaaacaaatttacGATGAAAATATGTCTACTATTACCACATATTCAATTGTATCATATACCACTGTG gcaatatatattttggcAGCTTATTTCTTAACATCACCTTCTACATGGGAATGGGTGGGTTTTGGATGTGCCTTTATACTCCAAAACGTTTTAATTGGGTTGATGTGCATTTCTGccaaagcaaaaaaaaatgaaaaaggaGTAGTTATAGATGCTGGAAGTGATCTAAATGATCCAGAAGGTTTTGGTGAATACCTTTTAGATTCAGTTATTCTTTCATCAGCTTGCCATGTTCTTGGAGCAATATATTCAAAGTCTTACCttcttcttttaattattccCGGTTATGTAGTTTACAAAGGAGTTGTCACTTTTATAATTCCTTGGTTGACAGCAGGAAGTGACGTCCCCCCTGAAGAAGATGTCGGAAAAGGTAAAAAGAAACAACAGGAGAAGATCAAATACAAACGGTactaa